The following proteins are co-located in the Conyzicola lurida genome:
- a CDS encoding YihY/virulence factor BrkB family protein, with protein MADNTTQPPAAPTGIAAIIAKVMKLKPVRVFQHYSSSGGPLMASGLANQGLFATFAGLWVGFSIIGLVVAGNPELRESLVDTIANAVPGLIKSGGTDGAIDPDDLLSAGILNWTGAIALVGLFFTAVGFLASAREAVRRIFAIAPDSTNFILLKLKDLGLAVGFGVALIVSTVLSTVSTSALSWFLAVTGIGAESTVGTIGGRIVGLLVVLVIDTAVLAALYRVLAGIPIPFRRLVGGALIGGVGLGVLKLLGGLLLGGASNNPLIASFAIIAGLLIFLNLVCQVILVAAAWISVGMDDAGIAADPVAAAKAQAERERIAELERVAEKAREPHGLARLFRRKRRADDDGGDS; from the coding sequence ATGGCCGATAACACGACCCAGCCTCCCGCCGCACCCACCGGCATCGCCGCGATCATCGCGAAGGTGATGAAGCTCAAGCCGGTACGCGTGTTCCAGCACTACTCGTCGTCCGGCGGCCCGCTGATGGCCTCGGGCCTCGCCAACCAAGGCCTGTTCGCGACTTTCGCCGGGCTCTGGGTCGGCTTCTCGATCATCGGGCTGGTGGTCGCGGGCAACCCCGAGCTGCGCGAGTCGCTCGTCGACACCATCGCGAATGCGGTGCCGGGGCTGATCAAATCGGGCGGCACGGACGGCGCCATCGACCCCGACGACCTGCTCTCGGCCGGCATCCTGAATTGGACGGGCGCCATCGCGCTCGTCGGATTGTTCTTCACCGCGGTCGGCTTCCTGGCGTCCGCGCGCGAGGCCGTGCGCCGCATCTTCGCGATCGCGCCGGACTCGACCAACTTCATCCTGCTGAAGCTCAAGGACCTCGGTCTCGCGGTCGGCTTCGGCGTCGCGCTCATCGTGTCGACCGTGCTCTCCACGGTGAGCACCTCGGCGCTCTCCTGGTTCCTCGCGGTCACCGGCATCGGAGCGGAGTCGACGGTCGGCACCATCGGCGGCCGCATCGTCGGTCTGCTCGTCGTGCTGGTAATCGACACCGCCGTGCTCGCGGCGCTCTACCGGGTGCTCGCCGGCATCCCAATCCCGTTCCGTCGGCTCGTGGGCGGCGCGCTCATCGGCGGCGTCGGCCTCGGCGTGCTCAAGCTGCTCGGCGGGCTGCTCCTCGGCGGCGCCAGCAACAACCCGCTCATCGCCTCGTTCGCGATCATCGCCGGACTCCTCATCTTCCTCAACCTGGTCTGCCAGGTGATCCTGGTCGCCGCCGCCTGGATCTCGGTCGGCATGGACGACGCCGGCATCGCCGCCGACCCCGTCGCCGCGGCGAAGGCGCAGGCGGAACGCGAGCGTATCGCCGAGCTCGAACGGGTCGCCGAGAAGGCCCGCGAACCGCACGGCCTCGCACGGCTGTTCCGACGCAAGCGTCGCGCCGACGATGACGGTGGCGACTCGTAA
- a CDS encoding exodeoxyribonuclease III — MVSPLRVASVNVNGIRASYKKGMGDWLADRNVDILAMQEVRATTEILEDLLGPEWDILHDAATAKGRAGVALASRNKASIHRVTLGDDEFDSAGRWLEADYEVDGKVVTVVSTYVHSGVVDTPKQVEKYKFLDAMTARMPEIAAHSELALIVGDLNVGHRELDIKNWKGNRKSAGFLLEERAYFDRFFGEAGTTVTGVDGSTGPGLGWVDVGRQWAGEVEGPYTWWSQRGQAFDTNTGWRIDYHLATPALAATVKNYTVDRASAWDTRWSDHAPVVVDYAI, encoded by the coding sequence ATGGTCTCCCCCCTCCGCGTCGCATCCGTCAACGTCAACGGCATCCGTGCCTCGTACAAGAAGGGCATGGGCGACTGGCTCGCCGACCGCAACGTCGACATCCTGGCGATGCAGGAGGTGCGCGCGACCACCGAGATCCTCGAAGACCTGCTCGGCCCCGAGTGGGACATCCTGCACGACGCCGCGACCGCCAAGGGCCGCGCGGGCGTCGCACTCGCCAGCCGCAACAAAGCGAGCATCCACCGCGTCACCCTCGGCGACGACGAGTTCGACAGCGCCGGCCGCTGGCTCGAAGCCGACTACGAGGTCGACGGCAAGGTCGTCACCGTCGTCAGCACCTACGTGCACTCGGGCGTCGTCGACACCCCGAAGCAGGTCGAGAAGTACAAGTTCCTCGACGCGATGACCGCGCGTATGCCCGAGATCGCCGCGCACAGCGAGCTCGCCCTCATCGTCGGCGACCTCAACGTCGGCCACCGCGAACTCGACATCAAGAACTGGAAGGGCAACCGCAAGAGCGCCGGCTTCCTGCTCGAAGAGCGCGCCTACTTCGACCGCTTCTTCGGCGAGGCCGGCACGACGGTCACCGGCGTCGACGGCTCCACCGGACCGGGCCTCGGCTGGGTCGACGTCGGCCGCCAGTGGGCCGGCGAGGTCGAAGGCCCCTACACCTGGTGGTCCCAGCGCGGTCAGGCCTTCGATACGAACACCGGATGGCGCATCGACTACCACCTCGCGACCCCGGCACTCGCGGCCACGGTAAAGAACTACACGGTCGACCGCGCGTCGGCGTGGGACACCCGCTGGAGCGACCACGCGCCCGTGGTCGTGGATTACGCGATCTAG